Proteins encoded by one window of Blautia argi:
- a CDS encoding DUF177 domain-containing protein gives MLIDLSEILSLEGKTQVHEAPVSMDSFQSKLGSFPVMKKEPISLTITNTGKKVLKIEAKGSITVSIPCDKCLKDVPTEFDIDFEQEIDMQASKEDRIKELR, from the coding sequence ATGCTAATTGATTTATCAGAAATTTTATCCCTGGAAGGAAAGACGCAGGTTCATGAAGCACCTGTTTCCATGGATTCCTTTCAATCAAAGCTGGGAAGTTTCCCGGTTATGAAAAAGGAACCGATTTCCCTGACAATTACCAATACAGGAAAAAAGGTTCTGAAAATAGAAGCAAAAGGTAGTATTACTGTCAGCATTCCCTGTGATAAGTGTTTAAAGGACGTTCCCACTGAATTTGATATAGACTTTGAACAGGAAATCGATATGCAGGCTTCAAAGGAAGACAGGATAAAAGAACTTAGATGA
- the rpmF gene encoding 50S ribosomal protein L32 — MSICPKNKSSKARRDKRRANWKMSAPNLVKCSKCGALMMPHRVCKACGSYNKKEIVQVEEA, encoded by the coding sequence ATGTCCATCTGTCCAAAGAATAAATCTTCTAAAGCAAGAAGAGATAAAAGAAGAGCAAACTGGAAAATGAGTGCTCCGAATTTAGTAAAATGCAGCAAATGTGGCGCATTAATGATGCCTCACAGAGTTTGTAAAGCTTGCGGTTCTTACAACAAGAAAGAAATCGTTCAGGTAGAAGAAGCTTAA
- a CDS encoding YceD family protein, with amino-acid sequence MHNEILIHWPLRVLCKEDCLGICPKCGKDWNEGSCDCDQSSPDPRMAVISDIFSKFKEV; translated from the coding sequence GTGCATAATGAGATTTTAATCCATTGGCCTTTAAGGGTTCTATGTAAAGAGGACTGCCTGGGGATCTGTCCCAAATGCGGGAAGGATTGGAATGAAGGCTCCTGTGACTGTGATCAGTCTAGCCCTGACCCCAGAATGGCGGTAATCAGTGATATATTTAGCAAATTTAAGGAGGTGTAA